The Prinia subflava isolate CZ2003 ecotype Zambia chromosome 5, Cam_Psub_1.2, whole genome shotgun sequence genome window below encodes:
- the SMTNL1 gene encoding smoothelin-like protein 1 — MGGTGRDTGGSGRCAGGEAAGDGGAEAPRGAGGNARDGGGDAEAGPAGGTGGGTEEGTGGEAAPATAGNTLRRQEPTWLQDEDEELWPEFPPCSSPEGATSPTSPTSPTSPMSPISPTSPTSPLSPTSPVSPASPTAGTTEDTGGSKRGAPAGGPRDKAAPGSAGQRLRPEGAGGRPRVGSRAQGRCAILEKFGGAAKGPAPHLRRSGGAATVKTMLLEWCRARTRGYANVDVQNFSGSWGSGLAFCALLHSFFPDAFDFATLEPNARRENFALAFATAEERAGCAPLLEVEDMVRLPVPDAKCVYTYVQELYRCLVAKGLVKTKKR; from the exons ATGGGGGGAACAGGGAGG GATACGGGGGGCTCAGGGCGGTGCGCGGGGGGAGAGGCTGCCGGGGATGGCGGGGCAGAAGCGCCCAGGGGTGCCGGGGGCAATGCCCGGGATGGTGGTGGCGATGCCGAGGCAGGGCCAGCCGGGGGCACCGGAGGGGGTACCGAGGAGGGTACCGGGGGAGAAGCGGCGCCGGCAACAGCGGGCAACACCCTGCGCCGACAG GAACCCACTTGGCTTCAGGACGAGGACGAGGAGCTGTGGCCTGAGTTCCCCCCCTGCTCGTCCCCAGAGGGGGCCACCAGCCCCACGTCCCCCACATCTCCCACATCCCCTATGTCCCCCATATCGCCCACCTCTCCCacatcccctctgtcccccacATCCCCTGTGTCCCCGGCATCCCCCACAG CTGGCACCACTGAGGACACAGGAGGCAGCAAGAG GGGTGCTCCAGCGGGGGGGCCACGGGACAAGGCAGCCCCTGGTTCGGCGGGACAGAGGCTGAGGCCAGAGGGCGCCGGGGGACGGCCACGAGTGGGGTCCCGGGCACAGGGGCGCTGCGCCATCCTGGAGAAGTTCGGAGG ggctgccaaggGCCCAGCCCCACACCTGCGGCGCTCAGGGGGTGCCGCCACGGTCAAGACAATGCTGCTGGAGTGGTGCCGTGCCCGCACCCGTGGGTACGCG AACGTGGACGTGCAGAACTTCTCGGGGAGCTGGGGCAGCGGCCTGGCCTTCTGCGCCCTCCTGCACAGCTTCTTCCCCGACGCCTTCGACTTTGCCACCCTGGAGCCCAACGCCCGCCGGGAGAACTTCGCCCTGGCCTTCGCCACCGCCGA GGAGCGGGCGGGCTGTGCCCCGCTGCTGGAGGTGGAGGACATGGTGCGGCTGCCGGTGCCCGATGCCAAGTGCGTGTACACGTACGTGCAGGAGCTGTACCGCTGCCTGGTGGCCAAGGGGCTCGTGAAGACCAAGAAGCGCTGA
- the SERPING1 gene encoding plasma protease C1 inhibitor isoform X1 encodes MLISARCHGAGLRGVTPLGGRDELLRPRPRQGTVGPGQIPRRPLDTQGPTRRAPSMPTKTLWLPLAWLVATATVTVPSVLTLEASPSWRTPLREPPTPPVPPARTAAPSQDVEGPILPTPTPSAHPEGLPGWGVTDASSPTVPAGAPEEAPGELDTAANGTTAVPDPGTSAPPCPGDEEPTDTCGEPTGEQQTAVAEALVTFALRFYQHMAEAAQPEDNLLFSPINVAVGLSHLLLGARGDTQERLAALLAYPPGLDCVHSALHKLASAPGLFSAAQIFHHPELRLRPRFLNDSLRFYSARPYALSGNESLDLQHINAWVREASKGLLPTLLSALPPEPSLLLLSAVHLHAAWRMPLDRKKTVLLPFLRPGHPPRRVPTMTSAKYPVASFTDSRLQVQVGRLELNGGLSLVVLMPRGPLEPLETLERALDPTTFLALLRRAARTLPRATALSLPRLRLDLSLDVVTLVHDMDFGLFLDAELCGLARGPAAVDTARHRAVLALDETGVEAAAAMATSLARSALVLEALRPFLFVLWHNSGDFPVFMGRLSDPQP; translated from the exons ATGCTGATCAGTGCCCGGTGCCACGGGGCTGGGCTCCGTGGGGTCACGCCTCTGGGCGGGCGGGACGAGCTTCTCCGGCCGCGCCCCCGGCAGG GCACGGTCGGACCCGGCCAGATCCCCCGGCGCCCGCTGGACACGCAGGGACCGACCCGGCGGGCACCCAG CATGCCCACCAAGACACTCTGGCTGCCTCTGGCGTGGCTAGTGGCCACAGCCACGGTCACTGTCCCCTCG gtgctCACTCTGGAGGCCTCTCCCAGCTGGAGGACACCACTCAGAGAGCCCCCGACACCGCCTGTGCCCCCTGCTCGTACCGCCGCTCCCTCACAGGACGTGGAGGGCCCCATCCTGCCCACGCCCACCCCCAGCGCCCACCCCGAGGGGCTGCCTGGCTGGGGTGTCACAGATGCCTCCAGCCCCACGGTGCCGGCGGGAGCACCGGAGGAAGCACCAGGGGAGCTGGACACCGCAGCCAATGGGACCACGGCAGTGCCCGACCCTGGCACCAGCGCCCCGCCGTGCCCTGGGGACGAGGAGCCAACCGACACCTGCGGGGAGCCCACGGGGGAGCAGCAGACTGCTGTGGCCGAGGCTCTGGTCACCTTTGCCCTCCGCTTCTACCAGCAcatggcagaggctgcccagcccGAGGACAACTTGCTCTTCTCCCCCATCAACGTCGCCGTGGGGCTCTCTCacctgctgctgg gtgCCCGCGGAGACACCCAGGAGcgcctggctgccctcctggcatACCCGCCGGGGCTGGACTGCGTGCACAGTGCCCTGCACAAGCTGGCCAGCGCACCGGGCCTCTTCTCGGCCGCCCAGATCTTCCACCACCCAG AGCTGCGCCTCCGGCCACGCTTCCTCAACGACTCCCTGCGCTTCTACAGCGCCCGCCCATACGCCCTGAGCGGCAACGAGAGCCTGGACCTGCAGCACATCAACGCCTGGGTGCGGGAGGCCAGCAAGGggctgctgcccacgctgctctCCGCGCTGCCCCCCGAGCCCAGCCTGCTACTGCTCAGCGCCGTCCACCTGCACG ccGCCTGGCGCATGCCGCTGGACCGTAAGAAGAcggtgctgctgcccttcctgcGGCCCGGGCACCCCCCGCGCAGGGTGCCCACCATGACCAGTGCCAAGTACCCTGTGGCCTCCTTCACCGACTCCCGCCTGCAGGTCCAG GTGGGGCGGCTGGAGCTGAACGGGGGGCTGAGCCTCGTGGTGCTGATGCCACGGGGGCCCCTGGAGCCTCTGGAGACCCTGGAGCGGGCGCTGGACCCCACAACCTTCCTGGCGCTGCTACGGCGGGCGGCCCGCACCCTGCCCCGGGCCACCGCGCTGTCCCTGCCCCGCCTGCGCCTCGACCTCTCCCTGGACGTGGTGACTCTGGTCCACGACATGG ACTTCGGGCTGTTCCTGGACGCGGAGCTGTGCGGGCTGGCGCGGGGCCCGGCCGCGGTGGACACGGCGCGGCACCGGGCGGTGCTGGCACTGGACGAGACCGGCgtggaggcggcggcggccatGGCCACCTCGCTGGCGCGCTCGGCCCTGGTGCTGGAGGCACTGCGCCCCTTCCTCTTCGTCCTCTGGCACAACTCCGGCGACTTCCCCGTCTTCATGGGCCGTCTCAGCGACCCCCAGCCCTGA
- the ZDHHC5 gene encoding palmitoyltransferase ZDHHC5 isoform X2, whose amino-acid sequence MPAASGKRFKPSKYVPVSAAAIFLVGATTLFFAFTCPGLSLYVSPVIPAYNAVVFLFVLANFSMATFMDPGIFPRAEEDEDKEDDFRAPLYKTVEIKGIQVRMKWCATCRFYRPPRCSHCSVCDNCVEEFDHHCPWVNNCIGRRNYRYFFLFLLSLTTHIMGVFGFGLLYVLYQVEELSGVRMAVTMVVMCVAGLFFIPVAGLTGFHVVLVARGRTTNEQVTGKFRGGVNPFTNGCCKNVSRVLCSSPAPRYLGRPKAEQTVLVRPPFLRPEVSDGQITVKIMDNGIQTELKRTKSKGSLEVTESQSADAEPPPPPKPDLSRYTGLRTHLTLATTEDSSLLGKDSPPTPTMYKYRPGYSSSSSSAALPHSTSAKLSRVNSLKEPNSICDSGHKPSYRSEPSLEPESFRSPTFGKSFHFDPLSSGSRSSSLKSAQGTGFETGHLQSIRSEGTTSTSYKSLVNQTRNGSLSYDSLLTPSDSPDFESVQAGPEPEPPVGYTSPFLSARIAQQRETDLHGRFASAASPKHAVPRDPSPVRYDNLSRHIVASIQEREKLLQQPPAPGREEDAGLADSGIQSTPGSSNAPRTSSSSDDSKRSPLGKNPLTRPALPRFGKPEPPPALRVRSLGSPDQPAAPHLGKSVSYSSQKTASQAGGPETEEVALQPLLAPKDEVQMRTAYSKSNGQPKSLGSAPPGPGSVPLSSPTRGGVKKVSGVGGTTYEISV is encoded by the exons atgccagcagcctctggaaAGAGATTCAAACCCAGCAAGTACGTCCcggtctctgctgctgccatcttCCTAGTGGGAGCCACCACCCTCTTCTTCGCCTTCAC gtgCCCGGGGCTCAGTCTTTACGTGTCCCCAGTCATCCCCGCCTACAATGCCGTCGTCTTCCTCTTCGTGCTGGCCAACTTCAGCATGGCCACCTTCATGGACCCGGGCATATTCCCACGAG CTGAGGAGGACGAGGACAAGGAGGACGATTTCCGGGCCCCGCTGTACAAGACGGTGGAGATCAAGGGCATCCAGGTGCGCATGAAGTGGTGCGCGACCTGCCGCTTCTACCGCCCGCCCcgctgctcccactgcagcgTCTGCGACAACTGCGTGGAG gagTTCGACCACCACTGCCCCTGGGTCAACAACTGCATCGGGCGGCGCAACTACCGCtacttcttcctcttcctgctgtCGCTCACCACACACATCATGGGCGTCTTCGGCTTCGGGCTGCTCTACGTCCTGTACCAGGTGGAGGAGCTCTCCGGTGTCCGCATGGCCGTCAC GATGGTGGTGATGTGCGTGGCCGGCCTCTTCTTCATTCCCGTCGCAGGCCTGACGGGCTTCCATGTGGTGCTCGTGGCCAGGGGCCGCACTACCAATGAACAG GTGACAGGCAAGTTCCGCGGGGGTGTCAACCCCTTCACCAATGGTTGCTGTAAGAATGTCAGCCGGgtcctctgcagctccccagcccccag GTACCTCGGGCGCCCGAAGGCCGAGCAGACAGTGCTGGTGAGACCCCCGTTCCTGCGGCCCGAGGTGTCAGACGGTCAGATCACTGTCAAGATCATGGACAATGGTATCCAGACAGAGCTGAAAAGGACGAAG TCCAAGGGGAGCCTGGAGGTGACGGAGAGCCAGTCTGCTGACGCCGAGCCACCACCCCCACCTAAGCCCGACCTCAGCCGCTACACGGGCCTGAGGACACACTTAACCTTGGCCACCACTGAGG ACAGCAGCCTGCTAGGCAAGGACAGCCCCCCGACTCCCACCATGTACAAGTACCGGCCCggttacagcagcagcagcagctcggcgGCCCTGCCCCATTCCACCAGTGCCAAG cTGAGCCGAGTGAACAGCCTGAAGGAGCCCAACTCCATCTGTGACAGTGGCCACAAGCCCAGTTACCGCTCAGAGCCAAGTCTGGAACCCGAGAGCTTCCGGTCGCCCACCTTTGGCAAGAGCTTCCACTTTGACCCTCTGTCCAGTGGCTCCCGCTCCTCCAGCCTCAAGTCGGCCCAGGGCACGGGCTTTGAGACGGGCCACCTGCAGTCCATCCGCTCGGAGGGCACCACCTCCACCTCCTACAAGAGCCTGGTGAACCAGACGCGCAACGGCAGCCTCTCGTACGACAGCCTGCTCACGCCCTCCGACAGCCCCGACTTCGAGTCGGTGCAGGCGGGCCCGGAGCCCGAGCCGCCGGTGGGCTACACCTCGCCCTTCCTGTCGGCCCGCATCGCCCAGCAGCGAGAGACCGACCTGCACGGCCGCTTCGCCAGCGCCGCCTCCCCCAAGCACGCGGTGCCGCGCGATCCCTCGCCCGTGCGCTATGACAATCTCTCCCGCCACATCGTGGCCTCCATCCAGGAGcgggagaagctgctgcagcagccgccggccccgggcagGGAGGAGGACGCGGGACTGGCGGACTCGGGCATCCAGTCGACGCCGGGCTCCAGCAACGCCCCCCGCACCAGCTCCTCCTCGGACGATTCGAAGCGCTCGCCCCTGGGCAAGAACCCGCTCACccgcccagccctgccccgcttCGGCAAGCCCGAGCCCCCCCCGGCGCTGCGGGTGCGCTCACTGGGCTCCCCCGACCAGCCCGCCGCCCCCCACCTGGGCAAATCCGTGTCTTACAGCAGCCAAAAAACAGCCTCTCAGGCCGGCGGCCCCGAGACTGAGGAGGTGGCCTTGCAGCCCTTACTGGCACCAAA GGATGAGGTGCAGATGAGAACAGCCTACAGCAAATCCAACGGGCAGCCCAAGAGCCTGGGCTCGGCCCCGCCAGGCCCGGGGTCGGTGCCCCTCAGCAGCCCCACCCGCGGAGGTGTCAAGAAGGTCTCGGGCGTGGGGGGCACAACCTACGAGATCTCGGTatga
- the SERPING1 gene encoding plasma protease C1 inhibitor isoform X2, producing the protein MPTKTLWLPLAWLVATATVTVPSVLTLEASPSWRTPLREPPTPPVPPARTAAPSQDVEGPILPTPTPSAHPEGLPGWGVTDASSPTVPAGAPEEAPGELDTAANGTTAVPDPGTSAPPCPGDEEPTDTCGEPTGEQQTAVAEALVTFALRFYQHMAEAAQPEDNLLFSPINVAVGLSHLLLGARGDTQERLAALLAYPPGLDCVHSALHKLASAPGLFSAAQIFHHPELRLRPRFLNDSLRFYSARPYALSGNESLDLQHINAWVREASKGLLPTLLSALPPEPSLLLLSAVHLHAAWRMPLDRKKTVLLPFLRPGHPPRRVPTMTSAKYPVASFTDSRLQVQVGRLELNGGLSLVVLMPRGPLEPLETLERALDPTTFLALLRRAARTLPRATALSLPRLRLDLSLDVVTLVHDMDFGLFLDAELCGLARGPAAVDTARHRAVLALDETGVEAAAAMATSLARSALVLEALRPFLFVLWHNSGDFPVFMGRLSDPQP; encoded by the exons ATGCCCACCAAGACACTCTGGCTGCCTCTGGCGTGGCTAGTGGCCACAGCCACGGTCACTGTCCCCTCG gtgctCACTCTGGAGGCCTCTCCCAGCTGGAGGACACCACTCAGAGAGCCCCCGACACCGCCTGTGCCCCCTGCTCGTACCGCCGCTCCCTCACAGGACGTGGAGGGCCCCATCCTGCCCACGCCCACCCCCAGCGCCCACCCCGAGGGGCTGCCTGGCTGGGGTGTCACAGATGCCTCCAGCCCCACGGTGCCGGCGGGAGCACCGGAGGAAGCACCAGGGGAGCTGGACACCGCAGCCAATGGGACCACGGCAGTGCCCGACCCTGGCACCAGCGCCCCGCCGTGCCCTGGGGACGAGGAGCCAACCGACACCTGCGGGGAGCCCACGGGGGAGCAGCAGACTGCTGTGGCCGAGGCTCTGGTCACCTTTGCCCTCCGCTTCTACCAGCAcatggcagaggctgcccagcccGAGGACAACTTGCTCTTCTCCCCCATCAACGTCGCCGTGGGGCTCTCTCacctgctgctgg gtgCCCGCGGAGACACCCAGGAGcgcctggctgccctcctggcatACCCGCCGGGGCTGGACTGCGTGCACAGTGCCCTGCACAAGCTGGCCAGCGCACCGGGCCTCTTCTCGGCCGCCCAGATCTTCCACCACCCAG AGCTGCGCCTCCGGCCACGCTTCCTCAACGACTCCCTGCGCTTCTACAGCGCCCGCCCATACGCCCTGAGCGGCAACGAGAGCCTGGACCTGCAGCACATCAACGCCTGGGTGCGGGAGGCCAGCAAGGggctgctgcccacgctgctctCCGCGCTGCCCCCCGAGCCCAGCCTGCTACTGCTCAGCGCCGTCCACCTGCACG ccGCCTGGCGCATGCCGCTGGACCGTAAGAAGAcggtgctgctgcccttcctgcGGCCCGGGCACCCCCCGCGCAGGGTGCCCACCATGACCAGTGCCAAGTACCCTGTGGCCTCCTTCACCGACTCCCGCCTGCAGGTCCAG GTGGGGCGGCTGGAGCTGAACGGGGGGCTGAGCCTCGTGGTGCTGATGCCACGGGGGCCCCTGGAGCCTCTGGAGACCCTGGAGCGGGCGCTGGACCCCACAACCTTCCTGGCGCTGCTACGGCGGGCGGCCCGCACCCTGCCCCGGGCCACCGCGCTGTCCCTGCCCCGCCTGCGCCTCGACCTCTCCCTGGACGTGGTGACTCTGGTCCACGACATGG ACTTCGGGCTGTTCCTGGACGCGGAGCTGTGCGGGCTGGCGCGGGGCCCGGCCGCGGTGGACACGGCGCGGCACCGGGCGGTGCTGGCACTGGACGAGACCGGCgtggaggcggcggcggccatGGCCACCTCGCTGGCGCGCTCGGCCCTGGTGCTGGAGGCACTGCGCCCCTTCCTCTTCGTCCTCTGGCACAACTCCGGCGACTTCCCCGTCTTCATGGGCCGTCTCAGCGACCCCCAGCCCTGA
- the LOC134550897 gene encoding ubiquitin-conjugating enzyme E2 L5-like: MAGRIAKELEEARRWEGARDVRPLDGNVRRWGGLLLPNNPPYNTGAFRFELTFSPSHPLEPPCATLRTPIYHPSVDLEGRVCQPLTTHALWEPATRAIQVLQDLLLQLDSPDPQRVLRPDVARELQERPKEFRRRAEEHTRLHAEPRPDRHT, from the exons ATGGCCGGGCGGATCGCCAAG gagctggaggaggcgCGGCGCTGGGAGGGGGCCCGCGACGTGCGGCCGCTGGATGGGAACGTGCGGCGCTGGGGAGGGCTCCTGCTGCCC AACAACCCTCCATACAACACTGGCGCCTTCCGCTTCGAGCTGACCTTCTCCCCCAGCCACCCGCTGGAgcccccctgtgccaccctccgCACCCCCATCTACCACCCCAGCGTGGACCTCGAGGGCCGCGTCTGCCAGCCCCTCACCACCCACGCGCTCTGGGAGCCCGCCACCCGCGCCATCCAAG tgctccaggacctgctgctgcagctggacagcCCGGACCCCCAGCGGGTGCTGCGGCCGGACGTGGcccgggagctgcaggagcGCCCCAAGGAGTTCCGGCGCCGCGCAGAGGAACACACCCGGCTCCACGCCGAGCCGCGCCCCGACCGCCACACATAA
- the CLP1 gene encoding polyribonucleotide 5'-hydroxyl-kinase Clp1, which yields MADDGGEEKKQVAKFELERETELRFEVEAGQTVQMELLTGMAEVFGTELTRNKKFTFDAGAKVAVFTWHGCTVQLSGRTEVAYVSRDTPMLLYLNTHTALEQMRRQAEREDERGPRVMVVGPTDVGKTTVCRLLLNYAVRLGRRPTFVELDVGQGSVSIPGTMGALYIERPADVEEGFSLQAPLVYHFGSTTPGTNIKLYNKITSCLADVFNQRCEVNRRASVSGCVINTCGWVKSSGYQALVHAASAFEVDVVVVLDQERLYNELKRDLPHFVRTVLLPKSGGVVERSKDFRRECRDERIREYFYGFRGCFYPHAFDVKFSDVKIYKVGAPTIPDSCLPLGMSQEDNQLKLVPVTPGRDMVHHLLSVSTADSPDDNISETSVAGFIVVTGVDLERQVFTVLSPAPRPLPKNFLLIMDIRFMDLK from the exons ATGGCGGACGATGGCGGCGAGGAGAAGAAGCAGGTGGCCAAGTTCGAGCTGGAGCGGGAGACGGAGCTGCGCTTCGAGGTGGAGGCGGGGCAGACGgtgcagatggagctgctgaCCGGCATGGCCGAGGTGTTCGGCACCGAACTCACCCGCAACAAGAAGTTCACGTTCGACGCGGGTGCCAAGGTGGCCGTGTTCACGTGGCACGGCTGCACCGTGCAGCTCAGCGGCCGCACCGAGGTGGCCTACGTGTCGCGGGACACGCCGATGCTGCTGTACCTGAACACGCACACGGCGCTGGAGCAGATGCGGCGCCAGGCCGAGCGGGAGGACGAGCGCGGGCCCCGCGTCATGGTGGTGGGGCCCACCGACGTGGGCAAGACCACGGTGTGCCGCCTGCTGCTTAACTACGCCGTGCGCCTGGGCCGCCGGCCCACCTTCGTGGAGCTGGACGTGGGGCAGGGCTCGGTGTCCATCCCCGGCACCATGGGCGCGCTGTACATCGAGCGCCCGGCCGACGTGGAGGAGGGCTTCTCCCTGCAGGCCCCCCTTGTCTACCACTTCGGCTCCACCACGCCCGGCACCAACATCAAGCTCTACAACAAG ATCACGTCGTGCCTGGCCGACGTCTTCAACCAGCGGTGCGAGGTGAACCGGCGGGCGTCGGTGAGCGGCTGCGTCATCAACACCTGCGGCTGGGTCAAGAGCTCGGGCTACCAGGCGCTGGTGCACGCCGCCTCCGCCTTCGAGGTGGAcgtggtggtggtgctggacCAGGAGCGCCTCTACAACGAGCTCAAGCGGGACCTGCCCCACTTTGTGcgcacagtgctgctgcccaagTCCGGCGGTGTGGTGGAGCGCTCCAAGGACTTCCGCCGGGAATGCCGGGACGAGCGCATCCGCGAGTACTTCTACGGCTTCCGCGGCTGCTTCTACCCGCACGCCTTCGACGTCAAGTTCTCCGACGTCAAGATCTACAAGGTGGGCGCACCCACCATCCCGGACTCGTGCCTGCCGCTGGGAATGTCGCAGGAGGACAACCAGCTGAAGCTGGTGCCGGTGACGCCGGGCCGGGACATGGTGCACCACCTGCTGAGCGTCAGCACCGCCGACAGCCCCGACGACAACATCTCCGAGACCAGCGTGGCCGGCTTCATCGTGGTCACCGGCGTGGACCTGGAGCGCCAGGTCTTCACCGTGCTGTCCCCGGCTCCGCGCCCCCTCCCCAAGAACTTCCTGCTCATCATGGACATTCGCTTCATGGACCTCAAGTAG
- the YPEL4 gene encoding protein yippee-like 4 has translation MPPPARRRLPPAARLPPRTFRSYLPRSHRTYSCVHCRAHLARHEELISKSFQGSHGRAYLFNSVVNVGCGPAEQRLLLTGLHSVADIFCQSCKTTLGWKYEQAFESSQKYKEGKFIIEMSHMVKENGWD, from the exons AtgccgcccccggcccgccgccgCCTGCCCCCGGCCGCCCGCCTGCCGCCGCGCACCTTCCGCAGTTACCTGCCGCGCTCCCACCGCACCTACAGCTGCGTCCACTGCCGGGCGCACCTGGCCCGCCACGAGGAGCTCATCTCCAAG TCCTTCCAGGGCAGCCACGGCCGTGCCTACCTGTTCAACTCCGT GGTGAACGTGGGGTGCGGCCCGGCTGAGCAGCGGCTGCTCCTGACGGGGCTGCACTCGGTGGCCGACATCTTCTGCCAGAGCTGCAAGACCACCCTGGGCTGGAAATAC GAGCAGGCATTCGAGAGCAGCCAGAAGTACAAGGAGGGCAAGTTCATCATCGAGATGTCGCACATGGTGAAGGAGAACGGCTGGGACTGA
- the ZDHHC5 gene encoding palmitoyltransferase ZDHHC5 isoform X1: MPAASGKRFKPSKYVPVSAAAIFLVGATTLFFAFTCPGLSLYVSPVIPAYNAVVFLFVLANFSMATFMDPGIFPRAEEDEDKEDDFRAPLYKTVEIKGIQVRMKWCATCRFYRPPRCSHCSVCDNCVEQEFDHHCPWVNNCIGRRNYRYFFLFLLSLTTHIMGVFGFGLLYVLYQVEELSGVRMAVTMVVMCVAGLFFIPVAGLTGFHVVLVARGRTTNEQVTGKFRGGVNPFTNGCCKNVSRVLCSSPAPRYLGRPKAEQTVLVRPPFLRPEVSDGQITVKIMDNGIQTELKRTKSKGSLEVTESQSADAEPPPPPKPDLSRYTGLRTHLTLATTEDSSLLGKDSPPTPTMYKYRPGYSSSSSSAALPHSTSAKLSRVNSLKEPNSICDSGHKPSYRSEPSLEPESFRSPTFGKSFHFDPLSSGSRSSSLKSAQGTGFETGHLQSIRSEGTTSTSYKSLVNQTRNGSLSYDSLLTPSDSPDFESVQAGPEPEPPVGYTSPFLSARIAQQRETDLHGRFASAASPKHAVPRDPSPVRYDNLSRHIVASIQEREKLLQQPPAPGREEDAGLADSGIQSTPGSSNAPRTSSSSDDSKRSPLGKNPLTRPALPRFGKPEPPPALRVRSLGSPDQPAAPHLGKSVSYSSQKTASQAGGPETEEVALQPLLAPKDEVQMRTAYSKSNGQPKSLGSAPPGPGSVPLSSPTRGGVKKVSGVGGTTYEISV; the protein is encoded by the exons atgccagcagcctctggaaAGAGATTCAAACCCAGCAAGTACGTCCcggtctctgctgctgccatcttCCTAGTGGGAGCCACCACCCTCTTCTTCGCCTTCAC gtgCCCGGGGCTCAGTCTTTACGTGTCCCCAGTCATCCCCGCCTACAATGCCGTCGTCTTCCTCTTCGTGCTGGCCAACTTCAGCATGGCCACCTTCATGGACCCGGGCATATTCCCACGAG CTGAGGAGGACGAGGACAAGGAGGACGATTTCCGGGCCCCGCTGTACAAGACGGTGGAGATCAAGGGCATCCAGGTGCGCATGAAGTGGTGCGCGACCTGCCGCTTCTACCGCCCGCCCcgctgctcccactgcagcgTCTGCGACAACTGCGTGGAG caggagTTCGACCACCACTGCCCCTGGGTCAACAACTGCATCGGGCGGCGCAACTACCGCtacttcttcctcttcctgctgtCGCTCACCACACACATCATGGGCGTCTTCGGCTTCGGGCTGCTCTACGTCCTGTACCAGGTGGAGGAGCTCTCCGGTGTCCGCATGGCCGTCAC GATGGTGGTGATGTGCGTGGCCGGCCTCTTCTTCATTCCCGTCGCAGGCCTGACGGGCTTCCATGTGGTGCTCGTGGCCAGGGGCCGCACTACCAATGAACAG GTGACAGGCAAGTTCCGCGGGGGTGTCAACCCCTTCACCAATGGTTGCTGTAAGAATGTCAGCCGGgtcctctgcagctccccagcccccag GTACCTCGGGCGCCCGAAGGCCGAGCAGACAGTGCTGGTGAGACCCCCGTTCCTGCGGCCCGAGGTGTCAGACGGTCAGATCACTGTCAAGATCATGGACAATGGTATCCAGACAGAGCTGAAAAGGACGAAG TCCAAGGGGAGCCTGGAGGTGACGGAGAGCCAGTCTGCTGACGCCGAGCCACCACCCCCACCTAAGCCCGACCTCAGCCGCTACACGGGCCTGAGGACACACTTAACCTTGGCCACCACTGAGG ACAGCAGCCTGCTAGGCAAGGACAGCCCCCCGACTCCCACCATGTACAAGTACCGGCCCggttacagcagcagcagcagctcggcgGCCCTGCCCCATTCCACCAGTGCCAAG cTGAGCCGAGTGAACAGCCTGAAGGAGCCCAACTCCATCTGTGACAGTGGCCACAAGCCCAGTTACCGCTCAGAGCCAAGTCTGGAACCCGAGAGCTTCCGGTCGCCCACCTTTGGCAAGAGCTTCCACTTTGACCCTCTGTCCAGTGGCTCCCGCTCCTCCAGCCTCAAGTCGGCCCAGGGCACGGGCTTTGAGACGGGCCACCTGCAGTCCATCCGCTCGGAGGGCACCACCTCCACCTCCTACAAGAGCCTGGTGAACCAGACGCGCAACGGCAGCCTCTCGTACGACAGCCTGCTCACGCCCTCCGACAGCCCCGACTTCGAGTCGGTGCAGGCGGGCCCGGAGCCCGAGCCGCCGGTGGGCTACACCTCGCCCTTCCTGTCGGCCCGCATCGCCCAGCAGCGAGAGACCGACCTGCACGGCCGCTTCGCCAGCGCCGCCTCCCCCAAGCACGCGGTGCCGCGCGATCCCTCGCCCGTGCGCTATGACAATCTCTCCCGCCACATCGTGGCCTCCATCCAGGAGcgggagaagctgctgcagcagccgccggccccgggcagGGAGGAGGACGCGGGACTGGCGGACTCGGGCATCCAGTCGACGCCGGGCTCCAGCAACGCCCCCCGCACCAGCTCCTCCTCGGACGATTCGAAGCGCTCGCCCCTGGGCAAGAACCCGCTCACccgcccagccctgccccgcttCGGCAAGCCCGAGCCCCCCCCGGCGCTGCGGGTGCGCTCACTGGGCTCCCCCGACCAGCCCGCCGCCCCCCACCTGGGCAAATCCGTGTCTTACAGCAGCCAAAAAACAGCCTCTCAGGCCGGCGGCCCCGAGACTGAGGAGGTGGCCTTGCAGCCCTTACTGGCACCAAA GGATGAGGTGCAGATGAGAACAGCCTACAGCAAATCCAACGGGCAGCCCAAGAGCCTGGGCTCGGCCCCGCCAGGCCCGGGGTCGGTGCCCCTCAGCAGCCCCACCCGCGGAGGTGTCAAGAAGGTCTCGGGCGTGGGGGGCACAACCTACGAGATCTCGGTatga